One segment of Paenibacillus sp. FSL R7-0337 DNA contains the following:
- a CDS encoding WecB/TagA/CpsF family glycosyltransferase: MKDKVCILGLPFSKLTLEQTTSLLDEQIMDGQGGLFHLITANPEITLASQTDKQLREIIDSADLIVPDGIGIVMAARRQGNPIAERVTGYDLLLSLLARGNERGWRFYFLGTDESTSRLAVEQINTRYPQVKIAGRHHGFFAPDEEPGIIASIQQSKPDVLILAMGAPYSDKWLYKHKDELQGIKLVFGVGGSLDVISGKVRPAPAIWKKMNLEWAHRLLFSPVAKGQKSRWRRQSALPKFVYRTMIRK; the protein is encoded by the coding sequence ATGAAGGACAAGGTGTGTATTCTGGGACTCCCCTTCTCCAAATTGACGCTGGAACAGACGACTTCGCTGCTGGACGAGCAGATCATGGACGGGCAGGGAGGGCTGTTTCATCTCATTACGGCGAATCCGGAGATTACCCTGGCGAGTCAAACGGACAAACAGCTGCGGGAGATCATCGACTCGGCAGATCTGATTGTCCCTGACGGGATCGGCATTGTGATGGCGGCGCGAAGACAAGGCAATCCTATTGCGGAGCGGGTGACCGGCTATGACCTGCTGCTGAGTTTACTTGCGAGGGGAAATGAGCGGGGTTGGCGTTTTTATTTTCTGGGGACAGATGAGTCTACTAGCAGACTGGCAGTGGAGCAGATTAACACGCGCTATCCGCAGGTGAAGATTGCCGGGAGGCATCACGGGTTCTTTGCACCTGACGAAGAGCCAGGGATTATTGCCAGTATTCAGCAATCCAAGCCGGATGTGCTCATTCTTGCCATGGGTGCTCCGTACTCAGATAAATGGCTGTATAAGCACAAAGACGAATTGCAGGGGATTAAGCTTGTTTTTGGCGTGGGCGGAAGTCTGGATGTGATCTCCGGGAAAGTACGGCCAGCACCGGCCATCTGGAAAAAAATGAATCTGGAGTGGGCGCACAGACTGTTGTTCTCACCCGTCGCCAAAGGCCAGAAGTCACGCTGGCGCAGACAATCTGCGCTGCCGAAGTTCGTCTACCGGACGATGATCCGTAAATGA
- the aroB gene encoding 3-dehydroquinate synthase: protein MSKSFEVTLQKVVDHSYSIEIGEHLSASLVRDLQQGLLTGISKYAIITDSTVELLYGRPLLELLRHEGFQVELFSFPAGESSKTRETKAMLEDQLLSHAYGRDCCIIAVGGGAVTDLAGFVAGTFGRGVPSLNYATTLLAAADASVGGKTGVNTPVATNLIGVFHQPRKVYIDLAAWRTLPSREFRSGLAETIKHACLGDEQFFSYLEANMDRIITEEGELILEAGVCEHIALTNCRIKYEVVEQDEHESNLRQILNLGHTAGRALEALSGYRLLHGEAIAVGLVIQAKLGVKLSYMTEEQANRVVALLKKAGLPTEIPNYITNRALLDKMYTDKKVRSGRIRFVFQDGIGRMKLFADGSYSVPVEESEVMELLEELRANH, encoded by the coding sequence ATGTCCAAGAGCTTTGAAGTAACACTCCAAAAAGTAGTCGATCACTCTTACTCTATTGAAATCGGTGAGCATCTGTCCGCCTCATTAGTTCGCGATTTGCAGCAGGGGCTGCTTACGGGGATTAGCAAATATGCAATTATTACAGACTCTACGGTGGAGTTGTTATATGGCCGTCCTTTACTAGAGCTGCTACGTCATGAGGGATTCCAAGTGGAATTATTCTCGTTTCCGGCGGGGGAGAGTTCGAAGACCCGGGAGACGAAGGCAATGCTGGAAGACCAGCTGCTAAGCCATGCCTACGGCAGAGATTGCTGTATTATTGCGGTGGGGGGCGGAGCGGTGACGGATCTGGCGGGCTTTGTGGCAGGAACCTTTGGCCGGGGAGTACCTTCGCTGAATTATGCTACCACCTTGCTGGCAGCAGCAGATGCCTCCGTTGGCGGCAAAACAGGCGTGAACACCCCTGTCGCCACGAACCTGATCGGCGTCTTTCACCAGCCCCGTAAAGTATACATAGATTTGGCCGCCTGGCGTACACTACCGTCCCGTGAGTTCAGAAGCGGTCTGGCCGAGACCATCAAGCATGCCTGTCTGGGGGATGAGCAGTTCTTCAGTTACCTGGAAGCGAACATGGACAGAATCATTACAGAAGAAGGGGAGCTGATCCTGGAGGCCGGGGTGTGTGAGCATATCGCGCTGACGAATTGCCGGATCAAATATGAAGTGGTAGAGCAGGATGAGCATGAAAGTAATCTGCGGCAGATTCTGAATCTGGGGCATACGGCAGGCCGGGCGCTTGAGGCGCTCAGTGGTTACCGGCTGCTGCATGGCGAGGCCATTGCTGTGGGCCTTGTTATTCAGGCGAAGCTGGGTGTGAAATTAAGTTATATGACGGAAGAGCAGGCTAACCGTGTGGTGGCTTTGCTGAAGAAGGCGGGGCTGCCGACAGAGATTCCAAATTATATTACAAACCGCGCGCTCCTAGATAAGATGTACACGGACAAAAAAGTGCGCAGCGGCCGCATCCGCTTCGTCTTCCAGGACGGCATCGGGAGGATGAAGCTTTTCGCAGACGGCTCGTATTCCGTTCCGGTAGAGGAGTCAGAGGTGATGGAGCTGCTGGAAGAGTTACGCGCAAACCATTAA
- a CDS encoding DUF2231 domain-containing protein: MFTEILAHIHPIIVHFPIALIIIGCGYDAVLAVRRRALPPGQGLWLWLLAAAGAWAAIATGPDDDARGVTSFIEPHETLATLTAWTVTLIAAWRLLMLWKGNRAFVRIPLALYIAVSVASCGLVLGTGYYGGKMVYTDGVGVSANGAAVNPPHSSSHRGG; this comes from the coding sequence ATGTTCACTGAAATATTGGCACATATTCATCCGATTATCGTACATTTCCCGATTGCTCTGATCATTATTGGTTGCGGCTATGATGCGGTGCTCGCTGTGAGGAGACGCGCTCTGCCGCCCGGACAGGGGTTATGGTTATGGCTTCTGGCCGCCGCCGGGGCTTGGGCCGCTATTGCGACAGGTCCCGATGATGATGCGCGCGGAGTAACCTCATTCATAGAACCGCATGAGACGCTTGCGACATTAACCGCTTGGACAGTAACTCTGATCGCGGCCTGGAGATTGCTGATGCTCTGGAAAGGAAACCGGGCGTTTGTGAGAATACCGTTAGCGCTATATATAGCCGTATCTGTGGCTTCATGCGGCCTGGTGCTGGGAACCGGTTATTACGGCGGAAAAATGGTGTACACGGACGGCGTAGGGGTATCCGCCAATGGCGCCGCAGTGAATCCGCCTCACTCCTCCTCTCACCGTGGCGGATAG
- a CDS encoding ATP-binding protein, producing MIPNTRKHLTLFYSTMIGLILLIMAVSFYYALSEVIHRDENHNLEAAAYKAREEWLHISPQDAEESQERRQADHAMEWEYLQSDQFAAITDSAWSIAAQSPGRENPLLAPSIRQQLDAQPDQSHVHLRISSGNRMTTYAVLRMSAGDAAQHIILIGEDVTRQEALLQQMRLLLTAITLLLLAAATFIGYLFAGRTMVPIRQAFARQQKFTAYASHELRTPLSVLQLAVDILEEEKGKLSPVQQRVLADMKEELQRMNRLTEQLLTLARNDSPLQHTAHKPFDLKHSLSFAAARMQLMAAEKQVTLQLDIDHPEEAFLFTGDSEQIDQLLYILLDNAMKYSSAGDKVTLGISRNGNGTVGLSIQDTGCGIPEADIPHLFERFFRVNQARTREHGGTGLGLAIASEIANRHGGRIAVQSTLHQGSTFTVILPETKGSTRQ from the coding sequence ATGATACCTAACACGCGCAAGCATCTGACCCTCTTTTACAGCACCATGATTGGATTGATTCTGCTGATTATGGCGGTCTCCTTCTATTATGCATTGTCCGAAGTAATCCACAGGGATGAGAATCATAATCTCGAAGCTGCAGCATACAAGGCCCGGGAAGAATGGCTCCATATCTCCCCGCAGGATGCGGAAGAATCACAGGAGCGCCGGCAGGCAGACCATGCGATGGAGTGGGAATATTTGCAGAGCGACCAATTCGCGGCAATTACGGACAGTGCGTGGTCGATCGCTGCGCAGTCCCCCGGTAGGGAGAATCCGCTGCTCGCTCCTTCCATCCGGCAGCAGCTTGACGCTCAACCTGACCAAAGCCATGTTCATCTCCGCATTTCTTCCGGTAATCGTATGACAACGTATGCTGTACTGCGTATGTCGGCCGGAGATGCAGCTCAGCACATCATACTTATCGGTGAAGATGTCACGAGGCAGGAGGCCTTGCTTCAGCAAATGAGGCTGCTGCTCACAGCCATTACTCTGCTTCTGCTTGCTGCAGCCACCTTCATCGGGTACCTATTCGCCGGCCGGACCATGGTTCCCATTAGACAGGCGTTTGCCCGGCAGCAGAAATTCACAGCGTATGCTTCCCATGAGTTAAGAACACCCTTAAGCGTACTTCAACTGGCCGTGGATATTCTGGAGGAGGAGAAGGGGAAGCTGTCCCCTGTTCAGCAAAGGGTTCTTGCGGATATGAAGGAGGAGCTGCAGCGCATGAACAGACTGACAGAGCAGTTGCTCACGCTGGCCAGGAACGACTCTCCCCTGCAGCATACCGCCCATAAGCCGTTCGACTTAAAGCACAGCCTATCCTTCGCCGCAGCAAGAATGCAGTTGATGGCCGCCGAGAAACAAGTGACCCTGCAGCTGGATATTGACCACCCGGAAGAAGCGTTTCTTTTCACCGGAGACAGCGAACAGATCGACCAGCTGCTCTACATTCTTCTGGATAATGCGATGAAATACTCTTCCGCAGGGGATAAGGTCACACTGGGGATATCCCGTAACGGCAACGGTACGGTCGGGTTATCCATCCAGGACACAGGATGCGGCATTCCCGAAGCTGATATCCCCCATCTATTCGAACGTTTCTTCCGTGTCAATCAGGCCCGGACACGGGAACATGGCGGCACCGGTCTGGGTCTTGCTATTGCCTCTGAGATCGCCAACAGACACGGAGGCCGAATCGCGGTCCAGAGCACCCTTCATCAGGGAAGCACCTTTACGGTCATTCTCCCTGAAACCAAGGGTTCCACCCGGCAATAA
- a CDS encoding response regulator transcription factor → MRILLVEDDSKLGYMIQYKLKQAGHLSEWVQHSDEAETWFAAGEFDLYILDWMLPGKTGLELCRQQRTRNDNTPILMLTARGEIEDRVNGLLTGADDYVVKPFAFEELLARITALDRRKQVQGTMNKLAVGGLLLTPDTQEAERDGVSFTLTRREFQLLEYFVRHPGTVLSRERILSYVWGNEADVTLNAVDAVIRLLRKKVDDPFPVKLIKSVHGRGYRLINPGAEPDDT, encoded by the coding sequence ATGCGAATTCTTTTGGTGGAAGATGATTCCAAGCTGGGATATATGATCCAGTACAAGCTTAAGCAAGCCGGACATCTGAGCGAGTGGGTCCAGCATTCGGATGAAGCCGAGACATGGTTTGCTGCAGGGGAATTTGATCTCTACATTCTGGACTGGATGCTTCCCGGCAAAACCGGACTTGAGCTGTGCAGACAACAGCGGACAAGGAACGACAACACCCCCATCCTTATGCTGACTGCACGCGGCGAGATTGAAGACCGGGTTAACGGGCTGCTGACAGGGGCAGATGATTATGTAGTCAAGCCGTTCGCCTTCGAGGAGCTGCTAGCCCGGATCACTGCCCTGGACCGCAGAAAGCAGGTTCAGGGCACGATGAACAAGCTTGCCGTTGGCGGGCTGCTTTTGACTCCGGATACCCAGGAGGCTGAACGTGACGGTGTCTCTTTTACACTGACCCGGCGTGAATTTCAGCTGCTGGAGTACTTCGTCCGGCATCCTGGAACCGTATTGTCAAGAGAACGGATTCTGAGTTATGTCTGGGGCAATGAAGCGGATGTAACGCTGAATGCCGTCGATGCAGTCATCCGGCTCTTGCGGAAGAAAGTCGATGATCCTTTTCCGGTAAAGCTGATCAAGAGTGTACACGGAAGAGGGTACCGCTTAATAAATCCTGGAGCTGAGCCGGATGATACCTAA